In Salvelinus namaycush isolate Seneca chromosome 16, SaNama_1.0, whole genome shotgun sequence, the sequence AAATGGAGGATGACTAAATTCTACTGGGACGTTTTAGTCCTACATAACATGTGGCTGTATCATACAGTACATGGAAGATGCTGCATTTTCCAAACTGTAGTTTTTTTGATGTTGATGAATGGTGTACCTGCCGAAGACTGCCGAAGACTGATGCAGACCGACTGAGCGAGCATGATGCAGACCGACTCCTAACGTATAGCTTTACAACccaacatgacaacatgacagGCATCTGTCTTAGAAGCTTTTTGTGTCAGACTATATACTGTACCTCTTGGCAATACAGTATATCTcagacatacagtagagtgtcaTGTTCTTGTTGTTATTGTCATGGAACATTGTCTTAACTGGTGTCATCAGTGGGAGAAAGATGTGGCTTGGACTGACTCTCTCTGTGAGATGGGGTGAGTCCCTCCATTCAGGCTCACAGCCCAGGCCCTTTAATATACTTTATCAATTGATGAGTACCACGCTGGTGATTTTACGTATGTGTTGCTCTCTGAGATGTAAACACCCTTTTAAAAGGAATATTCCAGTAAAAGAGGAGTCTCACTTCTGAGGGAAAAAAACTTAGGCGAGTGTGTGTTTCAACAGGGCCAGATGTGTAATGCCGTGGAGAACTAATGCATAACAAATGAATTGTGTGACGGTGCTATGAAAGCGTATGTTATAGTACAGAGTTCACACAGTCAGTATTCAGACATTGGAACATGTCCCTCTCTAACACTGATACAGCAACTATCATAGAGTTTAATTCATGTCCactttctcctctctccagaccacAGATTTATTTGAAATGATTGAGAAGATGCAGGTAAGGTATATTGGATTTATTTTTGTtgctttttaaaaatctaacctaAACTTTCCAAGCAAGGCAGTGTCACTAACCAGTGAATTAGTATCTATGAGATGCTCTGTTGGCTTTGCATTTCAGTAACAATGGCTTGTCTTACCTCTGTACTCAGGGTCAGCAGGGCTGGGTAAGACCGTGTTAAAGGAAAGATGTCAGGGGTGATATGTCTGGACAGATGATACTTATGATACTTCTACCCAGCCTCCCGCGCTGCTAATTATCTTGCTTCAAAGAACACCCGATAACCCTCTGTCCTTTGAAAGCCATTACCATCCTCCCTCCCCGAAATAGAGGAATATAGGTTAACATGACAGCCTTTGCGCTACTACAACACAAGATAAGACCGTGTTTGATACACTACTAAAAATTGGGGAACAGGGTGTCCTTTTTACACTGTCTGAAAGTACATTTTTACTTTAACAGATGACTTTATAGTACTTACTGTAACAGCATCAACATTAATATGTGATGTTCATCTCTATTTATGATGTTTTACTTCAAGATTATTATGAGAAAAGGAAACCAAATATGGACTTGAAGAAAAGGGGTTTTTATGCTCTGTTGACAGAGTTATGTGTAAAGGCATGTCTTTGAACAGAAGATAATCAGTTTGTTTGCCAAGTGCTCCAGgaatccctcctctcctctatctcagACAGCATATCAAACAGACAGCAGCACCTATCAGCTCCATCATATCAGACAGACTCACAGCCCTCACATGGTCAGTCCTTTACCCACATGTCTGTAGCCAGTATCTGAACACACTCATGGACTGAGGAACAAACATTCCACTTGTGTTTTAGGGGTATTCAGGCCTCATACTGTCCGTATGCCAAGTCTTTATAAGTGACACAGTCCCAAAGGTCTTATTACTGCATCCATGCCTTTGTCTTTCAGGTTAACTGgctgctcttttcaaagaataaTTAATTCTATGCATCTCCTtacctatctctctatctctctccaacTCTTCACTCTGCATCCCTTTGCTCTTTTGCCCACTTTCTGTATTACACACATGGATGGCTGTGTTACCTCTTAGTCTGTTGATAATATGATTAGTCCTCCCTGTACTTTGTTACTCCCTCTGGAACTGTGGATTCAAATGTAACTAATCTGTCAGATAAGATGTACGACACGGTTGTGAATCAGTAATAATGATGAACGTCTCTGGACCTCTGATGACCTGGGTTTGGACTGTAACATCAGCTATCATGTGTAACTAgcattctcttcttcttctctctctctctctctctctctctctctctctctctctctctctctctctctctctctctctctctcagggcaaAAGAATGGAGGAGCAGCGATGCACCTTTCCTCCCCCACTCAAAGTACGCTGGCTCTCAAGACCTctctcacactgacacacagtaccTCCATTGTCTTACTGCtcctcatatctctctgtatctgaCTGCTGACAAGAGAAACATGTTGTCCATGCTTACAGTCCACAGCACTCCAAATGCTCAAATCTAGCAGCCCTCCATATCTAATAATGTATAAACTAACATGGTTATAAGGATATAATAAATGTTACAGAGTAATATAATCATCACATCCCCGCAGCCTCATTGTCTGTATCAAAGCTGATAGGCACTTTGGCTTGGATTTAATGGTCACACAGCATCACATCATTCAATTAGTAGTATCACTGAAGACTACTGAGAGACAAATGTCTTActtggtgtgtctgtgttgttCTCTCTGCAGACTGAGGAGGACTACATTCCTTACCCCAGTGTCCATGAGGTATGTACAGACTCAACTTAAATGCAGTCATTTCACCAGTAACATGGATTTGGGGTATTTGTGGTTCATGGTTGATATTTCAGAATTCATTAGAAATCACTATCACACTGCTTGGGCAAAAAGCCCCCAACCTCTCTGTGCTCATCTCCATGTTGTGAACCAGGTGTTAGAGAGAAAGAGCGGGTTCCCCCTGATTCTGCTACCTCAGTTTGGGGGTTACTGGATCGAGGGGAACAACCATGAGCTGAGTGATAGTACTGACCCAGACCAGATCCAGCCTCTGTCCCCCACCACACGCAACAAGCTGGAGAGTAACTGCACCGCCAAGATCTACAGAAAGCACTTTCTGGGCAAGGTGAGCCTGAACACTGGGACTGTTGTGAAGGAGTTTTCATTTCAGCATTTCTGTACTTTGTCTTCTCCTTCATCCCCCCTGTCCTTCCAATCACTTCCAACTGCCCCTACAATAATATGACAAAAACAAGCAGCCCAAAGGGCATTCTACTAGTATGGAGAGACCATAACTCATATAGGTAAGTGTTTTACAATCAATGTCCCTTGCTATTCATTACAGTAATGAAAGTGAATGAGGGTTAGAACAATCCCACCTGGTAACCTAATAAGAGCAACTTATCGTGCCGGTTGACACTTCAGAGACTGGTGCTAATGAAGATAATGAAGATGCATTAGGCTTTGCCACATGTTTTACACCAGCCAGAGTAATAGGAAACAAATTTAGTCTGCTCATAGAGGTGTGGAAAGATTCTGAATGGAATAGCAGCAGTTGCCTGGCACAGAAAGCCTACTGTTAATGAATGAACTaattaaaagtgtgtgtgtgtgtgtgtgtgtgtgtgtgtgtgtgtgtgtgtgtgtgtgtgtgtgtgtgtgtgtgtgtgtgtgtgtgtgtgtgtgtgtttgtgtgtgtgtgtgtgtgtgtgtgtgtgtgtgtgtgtgtgtgtgtgtgtgtgtgtgtgtgtgtgtgtgtgtgtgtgtgtgtgtgtgtgtgtgtgtgtgtataaccgCGCCTGTGTGTGCAatttgagagagaaaatgaaaatgGTCTCTTCGGCTGACTGTGTGCTTGTGCTGCGTCACCAGGAGCACTTTAATTACTACTCAGTGGACGGCGCTCTGGGACATCTGGTGTTCTCCCTGAAGTATGACGAGATCGGAGACCAGGAACACCTTCGCctcatgctcaggtaaaacaaccTTAGCctcccaccaccatcatcatcaccaccgcCGCCATCATCACCACCGCCACcaccagcatcatcatcatcacatccTTCTTTCTGCTggctctcatccctctcccctcctccccttccatCCCCACTTTCTCCTTTATCAGGACActgtgtatacatacagtacatacattacTAGACTGTAAACATCCCCACGTTCTCCTTTATCAGGACActgtgtatacatacagtacatacagtactagACTGTAAACATCCCCACGTTCTCCTTTATCAGGACActgtgtatacatacagtacatacagtactagACTGTAAACATCCCCACGTTCTCCTTTATCAGGACActgtgtatacatacagtacatacagtactagACTGTAAACATCCCCACGTTCTCCTTTATCAGGACActgtgtatacatacagtacatacagtactagACTGTAAACATACGGATTCTGTTTACAAGTCTGTATCTCTACAGCTGGGTAATGCACAGTTGTAGCTCTGCTGTAATCAATGGAAAGCTGCTCAAATTAGAATTTCCATTCACTTCCAGTGTTTATATAAGTCGTTCCCTGGTGTTTATATAATCCCATTCTCCAACTGATAGTCCTGTCATAGGAGTCATGAAGCCAGAGGGAGAGTGAAAACACCGCACTGTCATTTCCTCATCCGCATGATGTGACAGATGGACTATTTAGGTCAGTGGGTGGGTGGAGGGATACGGACGCAGGGACAGAAGTGTTGCATCACTATGATCATCGTGAGAACATGTTGTTATGATTGTCATCACCAGGACCAAGCTGAAGACCTATCATGATGTGATCCCCATATCCTGTCTCACGGAGTTCCCTAACGTGGTGCAGATGGCCAAGGTGAGAGCATGGTTAGGAACAGTTTATCAAAACACATGTTCAAAAGTTGCAGTGTCATAATAGTATCATAATGACACTTGATGAAAGCGTCCATGATTTCATGTGTTCTTTTTGACAGCTTGTCTGTGAAGAAGTGAATGTGGATCGCTTTTTTCCTGCCCTTTACCCAAAAGTAAGCCTTGTGTTTTGAAGTGTTCTACTTCTGAGATATTTAACAACAGAAATCTACCGTTTACATGGATAGTTAACATCTGATACTGACTATTCATTCAATCTGTGATCTGTCAATAGGCTTCAAGACTCATCGTCACTTTTGATGAACATGTCATTAGCAACAACTTCAAGTTTGGAGTCATCTACCAGAAGTTTGGACAGGTGAGCCTTGGTACATCAAGACCAGTTAAAACTATTGGTAACACTAAATACAGAGCACATCAAATCATCATCAGGCCGAACTCAAGTACTGACTGAGTCCTGAAGTTAGTTCATTAACATGAGTACCCTCTCTTGCAATTCTCATAAGAAAATTAATATGCTTAAAGGGTGATTAAGCAACATTTTgtgactgtatcaacagtggactaattaaaaaaacatgtttttagtggAGTTTCCCTTTAATGCTTATACTCCTCCCCCATTACATTCATATAGTCTCTCTAAGCCTAAGTCAACTATATGTTTCTCTTCAGTATTCCTTCTCATTACAATCACAACACTATTGTTTACTGATAAGCTACTGGAGCCTCAGTAGAGGGCCCTTGTATCTTTTCATGGAGCCTAGGGAGTGGAGCTCCACATCCTTGACCTTTAAACTCTAAAGGAGAGGACCACACTCAGCAGATATAGGTTCCATCTCACAGAGGCTCCAGGGGCCTCAATAACCATCTCCTCAGAACCCAGAGAGACATTAACATGCAGGAGAAACACTGGGGATTGAatagtgggagggagagaaggcAAACAAAGATCTGAGTGGTCCCTCTCAACCTCACTCATagatgtgtgcacacacacagagccactcCAGTCACAGCACAAACAAACTCACTAGAGAGACAAAAGCACTCTCTCTCGTCCGTCAAAGTGAAGGGCCTCTCCTGTCTTCTCATCTCACAGAGCTGTGTAATTGACAGCCAGGAGTGATAAACTAACCCTCACCTCATGATCTTCGCATCCTCTATACGTTTATTGAAAGCTTGGTCTTCCTTCCTCCAGGCACCTTAGAGATCTAACTGTGTTAAATGAGAACGGTGTGATATTATGATTGACCATGCTCCCTGTACTGTATGTTTGTAGTTAAGCCCAATGTTAATCATACATTATGCTGATGGATGCTAAGGGTACTTCTGTCAGACGCCACTATAGATTTTCTAATGCAAGTGTTGTTGACAGTGTTTTGTCTTGATGTTTGTTGACGGGTCCTGAAGTATAGTTCGATTTTTACACAGCTCCCTATTTTCTGTGTATTCTGGGATCAGGGACAAAAGTGTTATTGTTATTCACTCATTATTCTAGTTTTGTATTAGCCATAATAATGATAGTATTCACAATACAATAACTTACATCTTCTCAAGTATGTCATCATGAGACCTTCATATATATGACATGATAATAGGTTATGTAATCCTCATAGTGCTTTGGTCAATGGCAGTGTTTTTCTTCAAATGTATGACTGCCGTTAACCTCTACAAAATCCTTGTTTGCAGACATCAGAAGTAGAGTTGTTTGGAAACAGTGCCGAAAGTCCTGCCTTTGTTGAATTCCTAGAGTTTCTGGGGGAGAAGGTCGAGCTGCATGACTTTAAAGGGTAAGAACTTGTTAATATACTCATTCAATATCAAACAACCAGGATCTTGTATGGATATCCTGAACAGTGTATTGGAGAAAGAGGCAGGTTTCTCTGAATGGTCCTATCTATTGGTCTAGGTTTCGTGGTGGGTTGGACGTGACCCACGGCCAGACAGGCTCTCAGTCCGTCTACCACAACTACCGCAACAAGGAGATCATGTTTCATGTGTCTACCAAGCTGCCTTACACCGAGGGGGACACACAACAGGTACTGTACCAGCCTCCCCTGCTCTACCTCTCCTGCTCTATACATTTGATGCAGACTGTCATCATCACACTGAGTTTCTGTCATGGATCACGTTTTAAAGATGGCTGTAGGACATGAGTATTGGTATTCATATGATCCATTATGATTGGAAACATCATGGAAACATTCATGCAGCGTATATATATTTCAGTCCAGTCTTACATGAGTCACTTTCTCAGTCTTCGCTCATCAGGGGAAGTGTCACAactcaaacacagacagacaccttaTCCGGACTCATACACAAACAATGTCTTAAGCCACTGCAGCCGATTGAGAGTAAAGCCAATCAGAGCTGTTGTCCAAGTTGATATGGTGGAGCAGCAACATTTCCCCAGGTGTTTGTTTGTCCTGGCTCATCtgctgtgagagagagggacggagaggggagagcgagtgagagaacagacagacagacagacagacagacagacagacacacagacacagacacagacacagacacagacacagagagacacagagagacacagagagacacagagagacacagagagacacagagagagacagagagagacagagagagacagagagagacagagagagacatgttcTTGACAATTGCATGTGATATGAATGCagagttttttttaaacaagttgcTGTGTTGTGTTGCAGTTGCAGAGAAAGAGGCACATAGGGAACGACATCGTGGCCATAGTGTTCCAGGAGGAGAGTACACCCTTCGTACCAGATATGATCGCCTCCAACTTCCTCCATGCCTACGTGGTGGTGCAGGTGGAGAACGCCTGTACTGACAACGTACTGTACAAGGTGCTGTATCTGTCCCTGATCTTCATTAATACACACATAGACGGTCTCATGTCGCCCACCAAACTATCATACCACACACATATTATCACCATTCATGGCACATGTGATTGTCACCTGTTAGGTGTCAGTGACAGCTCGAGATGACGTACCTTTCTTTGGACCTCCCCTGCCAGACCCGGCCGTCTTTAGAAAAGTGAGTTGGTCCAACTACAATCCCAACTCCGGTGGACTTTGGTCAGCTTCAGTGTTTTCTCCCCTCTCCATCATCTTGTCTGTCATTCAGTCCATTTCCTCTTTTATCCCAGGGTCCAGAATTCCAGGAGTTCCTCTTCACTAAGCTCATCAACGCTGAGTATGCCTGCTACAAAGCTGAGAAATTTGCCAAACTGGAGGTGAGTTATTCTCCTTCTCAGACATGGTTTTCAATGTCAGACAGTTTTTTTTGGCAGACAGTGTTTTCAGTGTTTCTCTGCCAAGGTATGACACATACCATTACTTATCATCTGTGAATGCTTTTCTGGGAATTTGTAACTTtaactaggtgtgtgtgtgtgtgtgtgtgtgtgtgtgtgtgtgtgtgtgtgtgtgtgtgtgtgtgtgtgtgtgtgtgtgtgtgtgtgtgtgtgtgtgtgtgtgtgtgtgtgtgtgtgtgtgtgtgtgtgtgtgtgtgtgtgtgtgtgtgtgtgtgtgtgatcaggaGCGTACGCGGTCCGCCTTGCTGGAGACGCTGTATGAGGAGTTACACATCAACAGCCAGGCCATGATGGGTCTGGGAGGAGACGAGGATAAGATGGAGAACGGGTCCGGAGGAGGAGGGGGCTTCTTTGAGTCCTTTAAGGTAACCTGGCACAGCTGGGAAAAGGCTTGGGGCAGTAGGCTTAGTATACACTGACTAATGTGATTTTACACATCAACACTTGTTCCTGAATATGTCACTTGTGACACAATAGTTAGTTATAGATGCACATAATGCAGTTTCAAATCAGTTTGAATTGAATGTGAAACTGAAACTAAAACAGAGAACCTTTACTATCTTATAGTGACAGTTGTTTCACTATTTCTCTGCTGTTCCCTCTTGGTTGTACAGGTTGTTGTCTGTCTGGTGGTGTCCATAAATAATACAGGACACTGGAGTAAAATGCTTGATCAATCTCCATTAGTCTGTCTGGGGAACAGCTCTGTCTCTGTGCTCTGCTGCTCTGTTTTGTGGGCTTACTGAATGAATGGCTCACCAGCTTCTCAATGTCAGGCTTCATATGTTGTAGTGTGTTCTTTCTGCAgcatgtcctgtgtttgtgacaACGCTGGCTTTATCTCCTTCTCTGTTTCACCCTTCCAGAGACATACAATACTAGTTCTGACAATGGGAATACAgtcatgtatctctctctccatcagatGCTCTATCTCTGcttctctgtctctacctccagCCAGGTCTCTTCACAGGGCTACTCTGGGTTCATTGGTTTTGGATGCTCGCCGACTGGTGTTTAGTGTGGACACATAAGCAGGCAGATATCTCCCTCACTGCTCTACAACCCCGCCTTCTCATCCCACCCGCCCACCCACACTGACTCAGCCCCTGAGTCCCCTTGGGGGTTACAAGCTTAGTGTTTCTCCTTGCAACTACCTTAGTGCTTGATGGGAACTTACTGGGTTATGTATCTTGTAGTTCCAGTGTCTTTCTCCTCGCTTGTCCTTCTCACTCTGACTGAAGTGGTTAGTTAGAATTAGTCAGTGTTAGACCCAGCTCAACATGTCTcctcctggtctctctctctgaagtGGTTAGTTAGTTAGAGTCAGTGTTAGACCCAGCTCAACGTGTctcctccttgtctctctctctctctgaagtggTTAGTTAGTTAGAGTCAGTGTTAGACCCAGCTCAACGTGTCTCCTCCTCGTCTGTCTCTGTAGCGGGTGATTCGCAGCAGAAGCCAGTCTATGGATGCCATGGGTCTCAATTTCAAGAAGCCACTCACTGTCTCCACTAGTCTCAGCGTCAACTTTACCCACAACCCACCTGAGAGTCCCAAATTCCCAGGGATAGTAAGTACACTAAAGTAACAGTCCCACTGACAGCTCTGGTCTTGAGTGAGATGAGCGACGCTCTCTCTACCTTCCCTGAGAAACCCTTGATAGAGCCCATTCCTTGCCTCTTCACACGCCTGCCTAACTCACTAACCTCTCACACAATAGAAATAGATAAGTCTTCACTCACACAACCTCTATAAGCTAGAGTTACTAGACACTCACAACTGAGCCTTGCGTTGATATTTGTGGTCCGGTGAGTTACCTTGGATCAAAGGTGCTTTTAACATTGAATGCATTCTAAAATTGTTTTCATTTTTAAAATCTCCTGCCTATGCATTGCATCTGAAACGCTCCCTGCACTGTGTGCTCTGTGTACATGCCAGCTCCAGCTTGTGCTTGATGCTCTGTGATGTTTATATCAAGAACACGCCTGCTTGTTATAAGAGTTCAAGGGGAGTATGTAGTGTGTACGTGATGTTTAGTGCATACATGGTGAGTATTTCTGAGGCATTTGTCAGACAGATTGAATGATATGTCTGACACTCCAGTAACATTATCAAAGGGGGGTTTCTGGTTTATGATTGTCTCAATAATGTATGTGAAATTCTGTATATGTGGGGTGTAGTATTTCACTGACACTAACTTTGTTAATGAAATGTAGGATATTATTTTATTCattataacacctctataacaaATCTAAGAGGAAGCTAATTTGTTCACTCACAAGATCATTGTCTACTATATAGCCTCTTGAAGCCACACAAATGTTAGTCCAAGATTTCACATCAAAAGGACAGACTCAATGATACCCAATATGACTTATTGATCATTCAAAGCATAACACAAACATCAAGTGCTTTTCAAACGTGTATCTGACAGCACT encodes:
- the LOC120061322 gene encoding rap1 GTPase-activating protein 1-like isoform X7 is translated as MSTFSSLQTTDLFEMIEKMQGKRMEEQRCTFPPPLKTEEDYIPYPSVHEVLERKSGFPLILLPQFGGYWIEGNNHELSDSTDPDQIQPLSPTTRNKLESNCTAKIYRKHFLGKEHFNYYSVDGALGHLVFSLKYDEIGDQEHLRLMLRTKLKTYHDVIPISCLTEFPNVVQMAKLVCEEVNVDRFFPALYPKASRLIVTFDEHVISNNFKFGVIYQKFGQTSEVELFGNSAESPAFVEFLEFLGEKVELHDFKGFRGGLDVTHGQTGSQSVYHNYRNKEIMFHVSTKLPYTEGDTQQLQRKRHIGNDIVAIVFQEESTPFVPDMIASNFLHAYVVVQVENACTDNVLYKVSVTARDDVPFFGPPLPDPAVFRKGPEFQEFLFTKLINAEYACYKAEKFAKLEERTRSALLETLYEELHINSQAMMGLGGDEDKMENGSGGGGGFFESFKSLIIPGKSPTRKKSGPFSSRRSSAIGIENIQEVHEKISSHSSRECLPGTQKTPDSGHATQDPKSENSSNQSSPEVLTTKNMFALCNNRAQSIPEGHDLSRSSSNASSFASVVEENETEAIEDYDTGMESLSSAGMPHKRDSLTYSTWLEDSMSSTSTTSRGCSPGPGKPDGGKGSEIRIKLDRPQDHQSSSNC
- the LOC120061322 gene encoding rap1 GTPase-activating protein 1-like isoform X6, whose product is MSTFSSLQTTDLFEMIEKMQGKRMEEQRCTFPPPLKTEEDYIPYPSVHEVLERKSGFPLILLPQFGGYWIEGNNHELSDSTDPDQIQPLSPTTRNKLESNCTAKIYRKHFLGKEHFNYYSVDGALGHLVFSLKYDEIGDQEHLRLMLRTKLKTYHDVIPISCLTEFPNVVQMAKLVCEEVNVDRFFPALYPKASRLIVTFDEHVISNNFKFGVIYQKFGQTSEVELFGNSAESPAFVEFLEFLGEKVELHDFKGFRGGLDVTHGQTGSQSVYHNYRNKEIMFHVSTKLPYTEGDTQQLQRKRHIGNDIVAIVFQEESTPFVPDMIASNFLHAYVVVQVENACTDNVLYKVSVTARDDVPFFGPPLPDPAVFRKGPEFQEFLFTKLINAEYACYKAEKFAKLEERTRSALLETLYEELHINSQAMMGLGGDEDKMENGSGGGGGFFESFKRVIRSRSQSMDAMGLNFKKPLTVSTSLSVNFTHNPPESPKFPGISLIIPGKSPTRKKSGPFSSRRSSAIGIENIQEVHEKISSHSSRECLPGTQKTPDSGHATQDPKSENSSNQSSPEVLTTKNMFALCNNRAQSIPEGHDLSRSSSNASSFASVVEENETEAIEDYDTGMESLSSAGMPHKRDSLTYSTWLEDSMSSTSTTSRGCSPGPGKPDGGKGSEIRIKLDRPQDHQSSSNC
- the LOC120061322 gene encoding rap1 GTPase-activating protein 1-like isoform X4; protein product: MSTFSSLQTTDLFEMIEKMQGKRMEEQRCTFPPPLKTEEDYIPYPSVHEVLERKSGFPLILLPQFGGYWIEGNNHELSDSTDPDQIQPLSPTTRNKLESNCTAKIYRKHFLGKEHFNYYSVDGALGHLVFSLKYDEIGDQEHLRLMLRTKLKTYHDVIPISCLTEFPNVVQMAKLVCEEVNVDRFFPALYPKASRLIVTFDEHVISNNFKFGVIYQKFGQTSEVELFGNSAESPAFVEFLEFLGEKVELHDFKGFRGGLDVTHGQTGSQSVYHNYRNKEIMFHVSTKLPYTEGDTQQLQRKRHIGNDIVAIVFQEESTPFVPDMIASNFLHAYVVVQVENACTDNVLYKVSVTARDDVPFFGPPLPDPAVFRKGPEFQEFLFTKLINAEYACYKAEKFAKLEERTRSALLETLYEELHINSQAMMGLGGDEDKMENGSGGGGGFFESFKRVIRSRSQSMDAMGLNFKKPLTVSTSLSVNFTHNPPESPKFPGISLLVPGKSPSKYGRRGSAIGIGTVEESLIIPGKSPTRKKSGPFSSRRSSAIGIENIQEVHEKISSHSSRECLPGTQKTPDSGHATQDPKSENSSNQSSPEVLTTKNMAQSIPEGHDLSRSSSNASSFASVVEENETEAIEDYDTGMESLSSAGMPHKRDSLTYSTWLEDSMSSTSTTSRGCSPGPGKPDGGKGSEIRIKLDRPQDHQSSSNC
- the LOC120061322 gene encoding rap1 GTPase-activating protein 1-like isoform X2, which gives rise to MSTFSSLQTTDLFEMIEKMQGKRMEEQRCTFPPPLKTEEDYIPYPSVHEVLERKSGFPLILLPQFGGYWIEGNNHELSDSTDPDQIQPLSPTTRNKLESNCTAKIYRKHFLGKEHFNYYSVDGALGHLVFSLKYDEIGDQEHLRLMLRTKLKTYHDVIPISCLTEFPNVVQMAKLVCEEVNVDRFFPALYPKASRLIVTFDEHVISNNFKFGVIYQKFGQTSEVELFGNSAESPAFVEFLEFLGEKVELHDFKGFRGGLDVTHGQTGSQSVYHNYRNKEIMFHVSTKLPYTEGDTQQLQRKRHIGNDIVAIVFQEESTPFVPDMIASNFLHAYVVVQVENACTDNVLYKVSVTARDDVPFFGPPLPDPAVFRKGPEFQEFLFTKLINAEYACYKAEKFAKLEERTRSALLETLYEELHINSQAMMGLGGDEDKMENGSGGGGGFFESFKRVIRSRSQSMDAMGLNFKKPLTVSTSLSVNFTHNPPESPKFPGISLLVPGKSPSKYGRRGSAIGIGTVEESLIIPGKSPTRKKSGPFSSRRSSAIGIENIQEVHEKISHSSRECLPGTQKTPDSGHATQDPKSENSSNQSSPEVLTTKNMFALCNNRAQSIPEGHDLSRSSSNASSFASVVEENETEAIEDYDTGMESLSSAGMPHKRDSLTYSTWLEDSMSSTSTTSRGCSPGPGKPDGGKGSEIRIKLDRPQDHQSSSNC
- the LOC120061322 gene encoding rap1 GTPase-activating protein 1-like isoform X1; this translates as MSTFSSLQTTDLFEMIEKMQGKRMEEQRCTFPPPLKTEEDYIPYPSVHEVLERKSGFPLILLPQFGGYWIEGNNHELSDSTDPDQIQPLSPTTRNKLESNCTAKIYRKHFLGKEHFNYYSVDGALGHLVFSLKYDEIGDQEHLRLMLRTKLKTYHDVIPISCLTEFPNVVQMAKLVCEEVNVDRFFPALYPKASRLIVTFDEHVISNNFKFGVIYQKFGQTSEVELFGNSAESPAFVEFLEFLGEKVELHDFKGFRGGLDVTHGQTGSQSVYHNYRNKEIMFHVSTKLPYTEGDTQQLQRKRHIGNDIVAIVFQEESTPFVPDMIASNFLHAYVVVQVENACTDNVLYKVSVTARDDVPFFGPPLPDPAVFRKGPEFQEFLFTKLINAEYACYKAEKFAKLEERTRSALLETLYEELHINSQAMMGLGGDEDKMENGSGGGGGFFESFKRVIRSRSQSMDAMGLNFKKPLTVSTSLSVNFTHNPPESPKFPGISLLVPGKSPSKYGRRGSAIGIGTVEESLIIPGKSPTRKKSGPFSSRRSSAIGIENIQEVHEKISSHSSRECLPGTQKTPDSGHATQDPKSENSSNQSSPEVLTTKNMFALCNNRAQSIPEGHDLSRSSSNASSFASVVEENETEAIEDYDTGMESLSSAGMPHKRDSLTYSTWLEDSMSSTSTTSRGCSPGPGKPDGGKGSEIRIKLDRPQDHQSSSNC
- the LOC120061322 gene encoding rap1 GTPase-activating protein 1-like isoform X3, with amino-acid sequence MTTDLFEMIEKMQGKRMEEQRCTFPPPLKTEEDYIPYPSVHEVLERKSGFPLILLPQFGGYWIEGNNHELSDSTDPDQIQPLSPTTRNKLESNCTAKIYRKHFLGKEHFNYYSVDGALGHLVFSLKYDEIGDQEHLRLMLRTKLKTYHDVIPISCLTEFPNVVQMAKLVCEEVNVDRFFPALYPKASRLIVTFDEHVISNNFKFGVIYQKFGQTSEVELFGNSAESPAFVEFLEFLGEKVELHDFKGFRGGLDVTHGQTGSQSVYHNYRNKEIMFHVSTKLPYTEGDTQQLQRKRHIGNDIVAIVFQEESTPFVPDMIASNFLHAYVVVQVENACTDNVLYKVSVTARDDVPFFGPPLPDPAVFRKGPEFQEFLFTKLINAEYACYKAEKFAKLEERTRSALLETLYEELHINSQAMMGLGGDEDKMENGSGGGGGFFESFKRVIRSRSQSMDAMGLNFKKPLTVSTSLSVNFTHNPPESPKFPGISLLVPGKSPSKYGRRGSAIGIGTVEESLIIPGKSPTRKKSGPFSSRRSSAIGIENIQEVHEKISSHSSRECLPGTQKTPDSGHATQDPKSENSSNQSSPEVLTTKNMFALCNNRAQSIPEGHDLSRSSSNASSFASVVEENETEAIEDYDTGMESLSSAGMPHKRDSLTYSTWLEDSMSSTSTTSRGCSPGPGKPDGGKGSEIRIKLDRPQDHQSSSNC